The following is a genomic window from Tripterygium wilfordii isolate XIE 37 chromosome 19, ASM1340144v1, whole genome shotgun sequence.
ATGACTCTTTCACCCATCTTCTTAAATTCATTTCTCCGACAAACATTTCATCAGTAGGATTCTTTCTCATAAAGGTTTCCATCATTACGATACCAAAAGCATACACATCACAACTTGTAGAAATGATTCCCAACAATCCATACTCTGCAAATCAAATTGTTTATTTCTCTTAttttatgagattttttttccatatgtATGCATCAACTAGTCAAAATATTTAACTCAAACGAAAAGGATGAATTTAACAATCACCTGGAGCCATGTATCCGATGGTGGCCAATGTCATGGTTTGTTTTGCATCTTCCCCTTCACCCAAGAGTTTGGCAATGCCAAAATCAGCCACATGTGCGACCATATCTTCGTCCAATAGGATGTTACTAGGTTTTAGATCACAATGGATTACTGGTGTTGAATAACCCTGATGCAGGTATTCCAATGCGGAGGCAACATTTTCCAATATGTCTAGCCTCTGAACTATGTCCAAAAAATGGTGTTGAGAATACAACCATTTGTTGAGGCTCCCATTAGGCATTAGCTCTAATACCAAGGCTTTAAAATCAATGTTGTTACTGCAGCTGCTGATAACTTTTACAAGATTTCGATGTCGAATGCTACGCATCACTTCACATTCAGCTTCAAAGTTCCCAAAAGCTCCCTCAAACTGCAAATTGAATACCTTTATCGCAATTTCAGTTCCATCAGAAAGCGTTCCCTTGTATACAGAACCAAAGCCTCCAGTGCCAAGCAAGTTGCCTTCATCAAATCCATCTGTTGCTTGTTGAAGATCGTGATATGAAATTCTTCTCCAATTTGGATGGGGTAACAAAATTCCTTGTGGTGGACAATCATCCTTCGTTTTACAAAATCTGACAAGAATACTGATGAGGGAAGCTACCAATATTGCAGCTCCAATAGCAGGGAAAACGTATTTCAAAAGAAGTTTAGGAACTTGCTTGGATTGTCCTGTTCTAGTAAGTTTGCATGGTGGTACTTGAAATCGAGGTAAGCCACATAATTCATCGTTGGACAAAAATGATTGAGCGGAGAAGTTCACAAAAGGTCCTCCCTCTGGAATTCTTCCTTGGAACCTATTGAAAGAGAcattaaaattgctgagaaatTTAAGCTCCTCaagttgctttggaattactcccGAGAGTTTATTTCTGGACACATCCAAAGTCTCCAAGCTTGTCAAGCCGCCAAATGATTCCGGAATGGAACCTTCGAAACCATTTTCTGCAAGTGAGAGATATTTGAGATCTGTTAAGCCTCCAATGCTACTGGGAATATTACCTGACAGCTGATTCTTTGACATATCAATTGACGTGAGGACCTTCAAACTTCCAATTTTAAAAGAAAGGTAGCCGCCCAAAGAATTTGAATCAAAGAGAACCTCCAAGATATAAGCAAGGTTCCATATGGTTGAAGGTATAGTGGAACTAAGCCTGTTTGAGTTCAAGTAGAGATATCTCAGAGTAGTCATATTGCCAATGCATGCGGGTATTGACCCATTTAGCATATTATTCCCTAAAGCCAGAACGTCCATCCTCTGTAATTGACAAAACTCCAATGGAATTTGTCCTTGTAATTTATTATGCCGTAATGATACAGCCTGGAGCTTTTGTAATCTGCTTATTGTAGTTGGAACTGACCCAGTTAGTTCATTATCAGCAAACGTTATCGATATTAAGTTGCTCAAGTTCCCAATTTCCACAGGAATGCCCCCCTTCAATCGGCAATTATAGGCATAGACATATTCAAGTGCTTTAGAGAAATTGCCAATAGAACTTGGAAGAAAGTCATTCAGTGGATTGTCTGCGATTGCCAGATATTGTAAATTCACGCAGTTCGTCAGAGAAGAAAGGAAAGGTAGTTCTGGAGAAGATGGGTCACTGACCAATTCATTGTCTTGAAGCAGAAGGCTCTGGAGGGATCTCAAGTTGCCTAGAGTGGTAGGAATGTAGCCAGTGAAGTAGTTAACAGATATGTCTACCTGTGTGAGTTTAGAAGCATTGGAGACAGAGCTTGGGATTGGACCGCTAAGGTTATTTTCCCATAGATAAAGTCCCATCAGATTTGGCAGAGTAAGGCCTATGCTTGGTGGAAGATTGCCTGTGAGATTGTTTTCATACAGTGATAGCACTTTAAGTGTTGAAATGTTGAAAATACTAGATGGAATGATCCCAGTGAGATGGCATGACCTCAGAATTAGTATCTCCAACTTTTTTAGGTTCCCAACCTCCTTGGGGATTTCTCCTGGCACAATGTGAATCATTGCGTCGGTATTAGTCAAGAAACTTTTAGCATATGATTTCAACTGTCGATAAATATTCATAGATGAGGACTAattccataaaataaaataaaataaaaaaatgatagaaTCGAATTAGATGAGATTGACTACCTGCCAAGTAATTTCCACCTAGCCCGAGAGCCTCAAGCAGCGTACAATTTCCAATATCCTTGGGTATCCCATTTGTGAGCATATTTCCACCGATCCCAAGTATTGTAAGTATAGGAAGATGCTGGCATATGTCCTTCGGAAGACTCCCATATAAGCCAATGTTATTTAGACCAATCTTTTTTAGAGAAGACATGTTGAAGATGAAAGACGGAATTTCACCTGTGAGTACTCCCGCATTGTTCAGGGTAAGTACCTCCAATTCAACAAGATTGCCCACCTCGTCTGGAATGTAACCTGTTTTATTTAAATGAATCCAAGATACTTAAGTATATGTATGTAACAGGTGATATatgagcaggagcaggagcggAAGCATGTTACGATATGCTTTTAGACAGCCGAGTCAGAAATCTTACCACTTAACATGTTGTTATTGAGATAAAGCTCCTTGAGCTTAGTTAGATTCCCAATACTTGTTGGTATGGTTCCAACAAATGAGTTGTTTCCAAGTGATAATACCTGAAGCTCATTGCATGCTTCTAAACTTGTCGGAAGCTGCCCTTTTAACTCATTTGTATCGAGTGAGAGATTTTCAAGTTGTGGAAGACGTTTACACATATCATCTGGTAAAGACCCTGAAAGCCGGTTGCCTCTCACATCAAGTACTTTAAGGTTGGGAAGCAGGGCTTCCTCAAAGGGAAGGATCCCTTCAATGACATTGTACCGTAAGTTCAAAGTCTCCAGCTTTGACATGTTGAATATGGAACGAGGGATGATACCTGAGAAACTATTATTAGAAAGAACGATTCGCTTAAGTCGGGGAAGCTTCCCTAACTCCACTGGTATAGGGCCATGGAAATTGTTGAAGGAGATGTTTAGAGAGATCAGGAACGATAGATTTCCAAGGTATGGAGAGATGGTGCCTTGGAGTCTCATGTTTGGAAGAGTTAAGGCAGTGACCCTTCTATGGCGTGCACCACAAGTGACACCAATCCATTGACACATGGGAATGGAGGCGGACCAATTTTGTACTAAGATATTGTGAGGGTCATCACTGGTTATATAGGACTTGAACTCGAAAAGAGCAGATTGATCAGTGGTGAAGTTAGTCACAACCTTTGCTGAAAGAGCCAGAAAGCTTTGGGCCAACAGTGCAACCAAATAGAAACAAATACTATCCATTGAAGAAAGTGTGGAATTCTGTCAATTAGCATATAATTCACAGAAGCGTAGGCAAGAACTTAAAACATAGATACCAGAAAAGCATGATCAAACAAGCAAGTGATGCATAGACATAGCAGTCGTCTATTTCCACGGGTGGTGGAGATAAATCACTTTATCACCAATGTGAGATTCACATGTAAAATTAAGGAAAAGTCCCtcattggaaaattttattCCAATAAAGAAATTCTTAAAAATCTCATTCATAtaatttgaactaatattctaagaatgacaaaaagtcaaaatatatgattttattgtctaaaatattattatcttcatcctcaaacatgacacatgtcTCCTGCACATAATTCATCTTGGACCTCCACCGGAAGCTTTGTCTTCTCTGCgggaagcttcgtctccgccCTTTgtggcttattcgagagttccatgacattttttagtgatttttcatctggatttttgttgtgttcgaactagatctactcatactcaccatgagacttatagatcttgttgttttccttcaatctgtcatcacatcattgtTTTCGacagtttctgtggtgattttcgtgattttttggttctgatgtgagatctgtagactgcaggtgatatgttatttgtttcaattaatttgatatctgtcatgctaaatgttatctgttttgttaaaatgttatctgtccttAATTAAATGTcatatgtttgaagtttcaaaatgaCCAAAACCAATAATATGTCAGAAtagatccaaaacagatataatatctatagattcatattcgatttcagaagaatattgatatatacaaaacatatataatattgacagatacaaaacaaatattatattatatacgaaacagatataatatctgcagattcaaatCCGATTTCAGATGAAAAAAAAGttcgaaaaaacaataaaacctcaaatgTGATACATCTTGGTTTGtggaggtgttgatggtcgcCAACGTTAGCGGTATTGaccggatctagctctttttcaaacgatGGTCGTGATTTCATTAAGTTTTTTAGGCGACTCAAGTTATTTTCTACTGTTGGTGATGACTGGGCTTTGATCAGGCTGACCTAGAGCTTTATTTTGGCATTTCATTCGTCAAAAATGATGATCAGACGGTTGACTTCTGATATGGTGACGTaagaaagaagaaggaggaaTAACAAGAAGGAGGGAGGGAGGGGTATTTTTGATAGTTGTTAGGCTTTGtcatttttctaaagttttttttatattgtttttattataatataacttttaagttttgtccttATCATAAAAacccttaaaaaaatattattctcTCAAACAAAATCCAGAGTATTATTCTGTGTCTTTCAAGTCCTCACACATACTCACCTTTTTCAATAATGCAACTCTCGGCAAAACCAGTACCTGTGTGTGTAGGACATGGAATAGTTTGAAAACAATAAATGCAAAGATTAGGTACAGTAAATCTAAACTTTTGAGCTTACCAGATTTAATGCTCACTTCCATTGTCAACAATGGTGAACTGAAAGCAACACCTTGTCAAATCGTGAGCCAATATTGGGTTAATAGTACATTTGATTATAATCCATGTTTCAATTTATACACTGAAAGTTAaattatgtgaatttggtaCGTCAAAgttaaaatttatttcaaattacacaccCAAATAGATTTGGACAGTTTAAGACAGTCAACCTGTCCATGTGACAAATTAATTGTTAAATAGTGGATTTATGTGGAAAATGATTTCTGAAATGGaaataatgaattttctttcaaaaaaatatgtgGATAAATGTATGGCATTGGATAAATATGTTGATAAATCTAGGCCATTGGTTAAACATGAAGATACAAACAATAATgaattttccttaaaaaatgAGGAAATAATGAATTTTCCATCACGAACTTTTGACATTTGAAACCAAAAATCTAGTGGCGTTGGCAAGAATACTAACTGTTTGTTAAAATGCCTCAACCAATCAATGGTTTGTCGGTGTtgtattttctaaaattgctGGTCCCTATGCTTGTCAGTTGTCATCAAgtcgagttgagcaattatttACAAAAGTCTGGTGAGATATAAATGAGATTGGGACAAAGGAAAGAGGAGAACGTTGACAAGCGAAAGGTTGTTTTCACAAATTGATGTCCACTTAATCAACTGATATTTGGTTGTATAAGCCTGGCCCACGTCAAGACTTAAAGCTGTAAATTGTTGGCAAAGTAAACGCATTGGATTTTTTAGAACAAATCACTTAAATTGTTATAAGAACTTCACTGATGTTTATAAGAATTCGATTTCCCATTTTCTGACGTACTCCACATTCTCAGCAGCATAAATGTGAAACCAACAAAGGTCAAAATAAACGATTTGATGATCCATGGTGGAGGCGAAGCTGCAGTTTTTATCAACATTTGACCATATTGTGGAGCAATGAAGATGGTTGAAGCAAGATGCTTTCCTGAACTGGAGTTTTGTTTTCTAGCGACGAGGGCAACTCAAAGGGCAATGATTCCTATTGAATTTAAAAGTCCAGAACCATCCGAGAGTTTCACAcataattgaatcaaattatggatctCATAACAGTATTTCTTTAGTTTTTCCTATTTAAGAGTATGTTTGGAAGGGATAATACATTTCCCTCtatcatgtttggatagataaaaaagataaagaaaagaaaagtaatttaatttactaatttatccttatgtTTTACGTTTAAATGTTATGtctaagggtaaaataggtttttaacttataaataagttaattagtaatcttttctctccaaatgactccattttgggaggaaagaattttgacaaaaattccATAAGGGATGACAGCTGAGAAActattattggaaagagcaatTTGCTCAAGTCGGGACAGCTTCCCTAACTCCACTGGTATAACAGAAAAGCATGGTCAAGCAAGTAAATGATGCATAGACATAGTGGAAAGAGTTGGTGGCATGTTTGTTTCTAAAAAACACAGGGGTATTCTGGATTTGGCTTTCAAATGTAAGACTATTAAAACAAAGTGCTTGTAGGGTGCCATTATCATGAGCACTGGATAGTGGAATGAGTCGGTGGCTCGATCTCATTGTTAGATCCAAAGTGTGAAAAAGACGAGCACTGGATAATGGGTGGGCATCACAAATCCAACTCATGTAGAGCAACTCGACTGGTGAGAGACTTGACTCATCAAACATCACCATATAACTGCAACATCCTCACACTCCCCCCAAGCATCAAATCTATTCCTTTTCAATTCACTCTCATGATGAGCTATTTCAACTAGCTAAACGTTGTAAATCATAGGCCTATATATACTCATCCCGTTTCTTATTGAAAGCCAAATGAACAAGACCAATAATCAACTCACGAATATTACAGTTCATTATCTCAAAAACCACCAGTATTGCTTTTCCAAAGCTTAGGACAAGCTCAAGGCACTAAGAAAGACAGTATAAACTCTTGATGAGACTCTTGAATTAGCTAAACTCTAGTAAATGTATGCGGAAAATAATCAGACACTTGGTAGGCATCACAAATCCAACCAGCTATGTTGTTCAACCTTCTCATTCATGGCCTATACATCAATTAATGAATGAACAACGTATGCAACATCTAAGAACTATTCAAGCCCCCACTCTATGTATTGTAAAAATCTGTAAGACAGTGACTTAAAGAACACCGAAACAATCAGTTTCAGGcttgtgataagtgccaaaaatgtacacttttaataatgaattattaaggcatttgttagataattaaggcttaaagtgagtattacaccattaaaatgcaaatatcattctcactcactttatatttgtttttatattttcaggcccaattcataccaacccatgttcaacatttgctggcaCATTTCGTGAAGAGcccatttgcttgtgtccactaccatcttgacccatttctttgattatcatttgaaagcccaccacatgatttgtcaaaaccattaccatttccacctatacatatatacacatatatgtatatctctcttgacatcattccctgcatcaccatcatttttatagtacaaattggtcatgtgcaacactatttttcaatggtggtgacatcccttcctttgacatatttggccattcaacattttttgtttgaaaattctcaatggatggatagctcctaatttcctataaatagagagctagagaaaggagggagaagagagaaaggagaggaaggaatacaagacaacattaaaggagaggagaaagaggcaagaggaggACAAAAACCAAgcagtgagttcttgagttttattttctcttttacaataattttctcacatattctttctagaattttatgagatcaattgttggttgtgtaaatctagtatgaggaactaatcctcttactagggtgatgatggatccgctctattgtatctaaataaatttggtttgattaattattagtttatttatgctatgtcaagtgttaattagctattctttattgataattaaatcttgatgcttagctaccatctaggtttgattaccatgatgcaaattgaggcaaatgcccatgtccaatttgagaccagcttcttgcagttaacaccggagttacctagacataaatgccatatgctaggatctttgtgatcgctacataagttaccataaatcctaatgcattcttgattgtcctagccaatccaaatgcccatggatggttgcaattgggaatagacgtggtaagtcagatgcccatgactattacataaattaggggacttgatctttgacatgcatgaatgaaatgataattgtcggctaaataatttaaatacaatagagttggtgaaatcggatccctagtgtttgtttatttgtgttaatccttatttattttgtttccattgataattacaagagttggaattgcagatatttaatattcagtccctgtggatacgacactcgtatttgccacttctatactacaattgattcgtgcacttgcgagtataatttgggtttgaaatcgctatacttttagcgggtactaaaccccacatcaGCTTGCAAATGCAGTAAACTGGAGAGAAGACTTCCAACACCCCATAGAGAGACACCATATCAGTATATTACACATCACAATTGAACAATTAATGAAATCCCATAACAAGTTCCAAACCATTAAACAGACCAAAGAACAAACACAGAGTGTAAGAAAAATTGAGATTTATTCAACATCATTTGACTTGTTTTTCCAGTACATACACCAATACAGAGAAAAGACcaaaatatatacacacacaccacaCACATAAAGATAAGATCTTTcgtgaaaaacacaaaatttttattatctTACCCCGTTTTGCTGCAGTAATCAAGACCCATTCCGGTAGTCTCTTGATTAGGGGCTTGGGAATTCCTTGTGAATTTGCAAGGAATTCCAGAGCCCCCAATCCCCCTCGCCATTCTCCATTTATCCTGTGTGATGTTGTATGGCTTGTTTGAAAGTTATGATATGATggctctcctcttcttcttcgttcCAGCTTCAGTGACCACTGCATCGTCAGGATCGTCTACGGTTTATCTTCAATGCCCTAATGAAGTTTGGGCCTTTCACTTGTAGgctcttgcttttctttggGCTGTCTGGTTTACTAATGGGCTGCTACACATCAGTTACTTTGGGCTTATTTATCATAGGCTCTTTTAGTCTTTAGTTTATCTGGCCCATCTTGTTACAAGAGTCTTTTGACTCAAATTAGTTATTTATTGGTATCTGCCTTATCAAGACTCTTATCTTCAACCTCCTCCTCTCTTTTGAATGTCTCATTTCTTCTTCTACAATTATGAATATTACAACTCCCATATCCAAGCAATGTGGAATATTCATATCAATACCCCCGTTTTAATATTACAACTCCCATATCCAAGCAATGTGGAATATTCATATCAATACCCCCGTTTTACTAAGCCAACACCCACATCGACTCCACTCAGTGGGGATCTTTCATTGAATTAGGGTCTTTACCCGTACCACCAGATCAATTGATAGCCCTTTCCATGGCGTCTTAGTCCAGTCCCATACCTGGACAAAGCTAATGCCCACGTTGGCTGCACTCAGTGAGGGTCTTTCACTGGGCTGGAGTCCTTACCAGTACCACCAGAT
Proteins encoded in this region:
- the LOC119986110 gene encoding probable LRR receptor-like serine/threonine-protein kinase At3g47570, with protein sequence MELSNKPQRAETKLPAEKTKLPVEVQDELCAGDMCHNSTLSSMDSICFYLVALLAQSFLALSAKVVTNFTTDQSALFEFKSYITSDDPHNILVQNWSASIPMCQWIGVTCGARHRRVTALTLPNMRLQGTISPYLGNLSFLISLNISFNNFHGPIPVELGKLPRLKRIVLSNNSFSGIIPRSIFNMSKLETLNLRYNVIEGILPFEEALLPNLKVLDVRGNRLSGSLPDDMCKRLPQLENLSLDTNELKGQLPTSLEACNELQVLSLGNNSFVGTIPTSIGNLTKLKELYLNNNMLSGYIPDEVGNLVELEVLTLNNAGVLTGEIPSFIFNMSSLKKIGLNNIGLYGSLPKDICQHLPILTILGIGGNMLTNGIPKDIGNCTLLEALGLGGNYLAGEIPKEVGNLKKLEILILRSCHLTGIIPSSIFNISTLKVLSLYENNLTGNLPPSIGLTLPNLMGLYLWENNLSGPIPSSVSNASKLTQVDISVNYFTGYIPTTLGNLRSLQSLLLQDNELVSDPSSPELPFLSSLTNCVNLQYLAIADNPLNDFLPSSIGNFSKALEYVYAYNCRLKGGIPVEIGNLSNLISITFADNELTGSVPTTISRLQKLQAVSLRHNKLQGQIPLEFCQLQRMDVLALGNNMLNGSIPACIGNMTTLRYLYLNSNRLSSTIPSTIWNLAYILEVLFDSNSLGGYLSFKIGSLKVLTSIDMSKNQLSGNIPSSIGGLTDLKYLSLAENGFEGSIPESFGGLTSLETLDVSRNKLSGVIPKQLEELKFLSNFNVSFNRFQGRIPEGGPFVNFSAQSFLSNDELCGLPRFQVPPCKLTRTGQSKQVPKLLLKYVFPAIGAAILVASLISILVRFCKTKDDCPPQGILLPHPNWRRISYHDLQQATDGFDEGNLLGTGGFGSVYKGTLSDGTEIAIKVFNLQFEGAFGNFEAECEVMRSIRHRNLVKVISSCSNNIDFKALVLELMPNGSLNKWLYSQHHFLDIVQRLDILENVASALEYLHQGYSTPVIHCDLKPSNILLDEDMVAHVADFGIAKLLGEGEDAKQTMTLATIGYMAPEYGLLGIISTSCDVYAFGIVMMETFMRKNPTDEMFVGEMNLRRWVKESLAVDLAEVADADLLKREDEHFVAKLKCVSSLMELAFACTEESPQGRTNMCDALVMLKKIKKKLLKEIKTRPRMRQQ